From a single Miscanthus floridulus cultivar M001 chromosome 8, ASM1932011v1, whole genome shotgun sequence genomic region:
- the LOC136478073 gene encoding probable serine/threonine-protein kinase SIS8, with the protein MKNFLRKLHIGEGSGDGASSPPPPPSRKGGTGTGTGGGVGGVHHHQPHHDQRQQTSEVSSWLDSVPTRPPPPIPVEAEVPTSSSSASSVGVGAEDRKARQSGAVERRRSQQEERERRRSQEEETLRELRRSREEEMERERRRSQQEDEVEERVIRESSEAEERKREREKEEDDLEAYQIQLVLEMSARDNPEEMEIEVAKQLSLGFCPPQRSPAEVLAVRYWNFNALGYDDKISDGFYDLFYVGNGPASVTMPSFAELRAQPFSHKVDWEAVLVHRGEDPELMKLQQEALMMNLELQSRTSESVGNALVKRLANLVARHMGGVFDPESMSVKYQTMLSYLRSGIGSVIVPLGQLKIGLARHRALLFKVLADGLDVPCRLLKGKQYTGSDDGALNIVKFKGGREFIVDLVADPGTLIPSDVTVLSTELDRNFVSDNHHFGQDGTTNLLGSSLSGVSSSAYGSFEYELLDRRSTSTNVGPDTDGSITNRTSNQQNVLSNSFEKLSVSTFTSENRPVSNESTNTDYIIVGKNKEKYTAAIDSSSTSPSTPDMGSTPAVRRMKVKDISEYMINAAKENPQLVQKIHEVLLENGVMAPPDLFSEDSMEEPKDLIVYDTTLFQSKDEMKRRMNELGSREYTDRGHGPLLPHHPGHELQPKVAPHRAPLESLKPVEGLGIYHPHDIRDIASPFVSQYEPSAPPQEAPSQLTKQLPVTAAAVATAAVVASSMVAAATKSNNDVNFDVPVAAAATVTAATVVATTAAVSKQYEHSEPGNQLLSLPSTSQGNESVEKDGDDLWDKHHLETDHGQDNSLDQEVPQEAERTSDKSNKSSGTESAKSDLLEDVAEFEIQWEEIAIGERIGLGSFGEVYRGEWHGTEVAVKKFLQQDISSDALEEFRAEVRIMKRLRHPNVVLFMGAITRVPNLSIVTEFLPRGSLFRLIHRPNNQLDERKRLRMALDVARGMNYLHNCSPVIVHRDLKSPNLLVDKNWVVKACDFGLSRMKNNTFLSSRSTAGTAEWMAPEVLRNEPSDEKCDVFSYGVILWELCTLLQPWEGMNAMQVVGAVGFQNRRLDIPDNIDPAIAEIIVQCWHTDPKLRPSFADIMAKLKPLLKNLASNLAPKTQSTTNR; encoded by the exons atgaagAACTTCCTCAGGAAGCTCCACATCGGCGAGGGCTCGGGCGACGGAGCATCATCGCCTCCCCCTCCGCCCTCTCGCAAAGGCGGTACCGGTACCGGTACCGGTGGCGGTGTTGGtggggttcatcatcatcaaccGCACCACGATCAAAGGCAACAGACCTCGGAGGTATCCAGTTGGCTCGACTCGGTGCCtacgaggcctccgccgccgatTCCTGTCGAAGCAGAGGTGCCGACGTCGTCGTCCTCGGCGTCGTCGGTCGGGGTTGGGGCAGAGGATAGGAAAGCGAGGCAGTCCGGGGCAGTCGAGAGGCGGCGATCGCAGCAGGAGGAGAGGGAGCGGAGGCGGTCGCAAGAGGAAGAGACGTTGAGGGAGCTGAGGCGGTCGCGGGAGGAGGAGATGGAGCGGGAGCGGAGGCGGTCTCAgcaagaggacgaggtggaggagagggtGATAAGAGAGTCGTCGGAAGCGGAGGAGAGGAAgcgggagagggagaaggaggaAGACGACCTGGAGGCGTACCAGATTCAGCTGGTGCTGGAGATGAGCGCGCGGGACAATCCGGAGGAGATGGAGATTGAGGTCGCCAAGCAGCTTAGTCTGGGCTTCTGCCCTCCACAGAGATCACCTGCGGAGGTCCTCGCGGTCCGATACTGG AATTTTAATGCCCTTGGCTATGATGACAAAATATCGGATGGGTTTTATGATCTGTTTTATGTTGGAAATGGGCCGGCATCAGTTACTATGCCCTCTTTTGCTGAGCTACGAGCTCAGCCATTTTCACATAAAGTTGACTGGGAAGCTGTGTTGGTCCACAGAGGTGAAGATCCTGAGCTCATGAAACTTCAACAGGAGGCCTTAATGATGAATCTTGAACTTCAATCGAGAACTTCAGAATCTGTGGGCAATGCTTTGGTTAAGAGACTTGCAAATCTAGTTGCTAGACACATGGGTGGAGTGTTTGATCCTGAGAGCATGTCAGTGAAATACCAGACTATGCTTAGTTACTTAAGAAGTGGTATTGGAAGTGTAATTGTGCCACTTGGCCAGCTAAAAATTGGTCTAGCTCGTCATCGTGCACTGCTGTTTAAG GTTTTGGCTGATGGCCTTGATGTACCTTGCCGTCTGCTGAAAGGAAAACAATACACTGGATCAGATGATGGAGCTTTGAACATTGTAAAATTTAAAGGCGGAAG GGAGTTTATTGTTGATCTTGTGGCTGATCCCGGTACACTTATTCCGTCAGATGTTACTGTTTTATCCACAGAATTAGACAGAAATTTCGTCTCTGATAATCATCACTTTGGCCAAGATGGTACTACCAATCTGTTGGGATCTTCTCTTAGTGGTGTATCGAGCTCAGCGTATGGTTCTTTTGAGTATGAGTTACTTGACCGAAGATCCACTTCAACCAATGTTGGTCCTGATACTGATGGATCTATAACTAATCGGACAAGCAATCAACAAAATGTGTTATCAAATTCATTCGAGAAACTATCAGTTAGCACATTCACAAGTGAAAATAGGCCTGTCAGTAATGAATCTACAAATACAGACTACATTATTGTtggaaaaaacaaagaaaaatatacTGCGGCCATTGATTCTTCGTCAACTTCACCCTCTACGCCAGATATGGGGAGCACTCCAGCTGTCCGGAGAATGAAAGTGAAGGACATTTCAGAGTACATGATTAATGCTGCCAAGGAAAATCCACAATTAGTTCAGAAAATCCATGAGGTTTTACTTGAAAATGGTGTAATGGCGCCACCTGACTTGTTTTCAGAAGATTCAATGGAAGAGCCAAAGGACCTCATCGTGTATGACACCACCCTGTTTCAAAGCAAGGATGAAATGAAAAGGAGGATGAACGAGCTTGGGTCAAGGGAATACACAGATCGTGGTCATGGTCCATTGTTGCCTCATCATCCTGGACATGAACTCCAACCAAAAGTTGCTCCTCACCGAGCACCTCTGGAGTCACTTAAGCCTGTCGAGGGCTTGGGCATTTACCACCCCCATGATATCAGAGATATTGCATCTCCGTTTGTTTCTCAGTACGAACCTTCTGCACCTCCTCAGGAAGCTCCATCCCAACTTACAAAGCAATTGCCTGTCACAGCTGCTGCTGTTGCAACTGCTGCAGTGGTGGCATCCTCTATGGTTGCTGCTGCCACTAAATCTAACAATGACGTAAACTTTGATGTGCCTGTTGCTGCTGCAGCCACTGTCACTGCAGCCACAGTTGTTGCGACAACTGCTGCTGTTAGCAAGCAATATGAGCACTCAGAGCCTGGTAATCAGCTGCTTAGCTTACCAAGTACCTCTCAAGGAAATGAATCAGTTGAGAAAGATGGAGATGACCTTTGGGACAAACACCACCTTGAAACTGATCATGGCCAAGATAATTCTCTGGACCAAGAAGTTCCTCAGGAAGCTGAACGAACCTCTGATAAATCAAATAAATCAAGTGGGACAGAGAGTGCAAAATCTGATCTTTTGGAAGATGTTGCAGAGTTTGAGATCCAGTGGGAAGAAATTGCTATTGGTGAACGGATTGGCCTTG GATCGTTTGGAGAAGTTTATAGAGGAGAATGGCATGGAACA GAAGTTGCAGTCAAGAAGTTTTTGCAACAGGATATTTCGAGTGATGCTCTGGAAGAGTTTAGAGCTGAG GTGCGAATAATGAAGAGGTTGCGCCATCCTAATGTTGTTCTCTTCATGGGTGCCATCACTCGTGTGCCTAATCTTTCTATTGTCACTGAATTTCTTCCAAG AGGCAGTTTGTTCCGTTTGATTCACCGACCCAACAACCAGTTAGATGAAAGGAAGCGCTTAAGAATGGCACTTGATGTG GCTCGCGGTATGAATTATCTGCATAATTGCTCACCAGTTATAGTCCATAGAGATCTGAAATCCCCGAATCTACTGGTGGACAAGAATTGGGTTGTGAAG GCTTGCGATTTTGGTTTGTCAAGAATGAAGAACAATACCTTCCTGTCATCAAGATCAACAGCTGGAACA GCGGAGTGGATGGCACCAGAAGTACTTCGTAATGAACCATCGGACGAAAA ATGCGATGTTTTTAGCTACGGAGTCATATTATGGGAACTTTGTACACTACTACAGCCTTGGGAAGGAATGAATGCCATGCAAGTGGTCGGTGCAGTTGGATTTCAGAATCGCCGCCTTGACATCCCAGATAACATCGATCCTGCTATAGCAGAGATAATAGTGCAATGCTGGCATAC GGACCCAAAGTTGCGGCCATCATTTGCAGATATCATGGCTAAACTAAAACCACTGTTGAAGAACTTGGCCAGCAATCTAGCCCCGAAGACACAGAGTACAACAAACAGATGA
- the LOC136478074 gene encoding uncharacterized protein At5g39570-like: MPCMDTALINPRSIGPHRGSQDRSPDHAQTTSARGLADADGEQPAELAERATMAAAGVFWGGGRADEVAGFDEYDPTPYGGGYDIALTFGRPLPPSEETCYPISTATSSASSYDRPQQAQHGGRRPGVEESHGSAAGYGGGGGGYAGAGRPHQPHKEETHGYGRKGGHDNDDEQQAYRKQKPEYGDDHEQQAYRKPKPSYGDDDDDQAYRKAKPSYGDEKPSYGRKKKGDDDDSDDDDKRKPRYKKNDDDDSDDDDKKKRYEKNNRRRHDYDD; encoded by the exons ATGCCATGCATGGACACCGCGCTAATTAACCCGAGATCGATCGGCCCCCATCGCGGAAGCCAGGACCGATCACCCGACCACGCACAAACCACCTCCGCACGGGGATTAGCAGACGCCGACGGTGAGCAGCCAGCAGAATTAGCGGAGCGCGCGACGATGGCAGCGGCGGGCGTCTTCTGGGGAGGCGGGAGGGCGGACGAGGTGGCTGGCTTCGACGAGTACGACCCCACCCCGTACGGCGGCGGCTACGACATCGCCCTCACGTTCGGGCGCCCGCTGCCACCCTCCGAGGAGACCTGCTACCCGATCTCCACCGccacctcctccgcctcctcgtaCGACCGTCCCCAGCAGGCGCAGCACGGAGGCCGGAGGCCCGGGGTCGAGGAGTCCCACGGGTCAGCTGCAGGGtacggtggaggcggcggcgggtaCGCGGGGGCGGGGCGGCCTCATCAGCCTCATAAGGAGGAGACCCACGGCTACGGGCGGAAGGGAGGACACGACAACGATGACGAGCAGCAGGCGTACCGGAAGCAGAAGCCGGAGTACGGGGACGACCACGAGCAGCAGGCGTACCGGAAGCCGAAGCCCTCGTacggggacgacgacgacgaccaggcGTACAGGAAGGCGAAGCCGTCGTACGGGGACGAGAAGCCCAGCTACGGCCGGAAGAAGAAA GGTGACGACGATGACTCGGATGACGACGACAAGAGGAAACCACGTTACAAaaagaacgacgacgacgactccgATGACGATGACAAGAAGAAGCGTTACGAGAAGAACAACCGCCGCCGCCATGACTACGACGATTGA